CTTCAAACTGATTCAGGCGAAAGTTGCCCGTGCCCTGCTTATCCGGGTTGCGGATGTCCGCTATGTTTTGTTCGAACTTCTTCTGTACTGCTTCGTCATTTAGTACAATAGCCAGCCCGCCCAATGCCACCACCAGCACCGGCAGTACCAGCATGGGCACCAGCCGTTTAAATGTTGGCCGCACAGAGACAGTGCGCATCAGGAGGAGCAGGTCGATGACCAGCACAATACCGGTAGTGACCCAAACCGTTCGGTGCTGTAAAAATACAATCAGACTCAGGGTACCAAAAAAGGCCACTAATGCCAGCAGAGAGCCATTTTTGAAATAAGTGTTCAGGTAATACAGCAGCGGTAAAATGAGCAGGAAAGCAGACGCTGAGGATACCCCTCTTTCCTGTTCCAGAAAGCCCTCCATGGTGAAGGTTTCCGGGTGAAAAACAAGCAGGTTTAGCAGCAGAACCAGCGGAATGCTCCCAATCAGCAGCTTTAAGTTAGGTAGACCCCAACGCAGGTAATAAGCATACACGCCAAAAACCAGCAGAAAATCAGTGAGCTTACTGAATACGTGCAGGTACACAAACCAGCGCCCCCAACCCCCATACGACTCCAGCGCCAGCAGGAACAGACTCAGCAGCGTGAGGCCAAACCACCAGCCCATGGCCCCGGTGAGGTAGCGTAGATTACGCACCGTAATCCACATGGTAATGCCCAATAAGGCAAAAGCATAATACCGTAGCAGAGGGTCCCCTTCCCACGAGACTAAGAACTCCGTGTAGATTCTGCTCATG
The Hymenobacter sp. DG25B genome window above contains:
- a CDS encoding O-antigen ligase family protein — protein: MKIRFGIPRGLYLFGVLFMSRIYTEFLVSWEGDPLLRYYAFALLGITMWITVRNLRYLTGAMGWWFGLTLLSLFLLALESYGGWGRWFVYLHVFSKLTDFLLVFGVYAYYLRWGLPNLKLLIGSIPLVLLLNLLVFHPETFTMEGFLEQERGVSSASAFLLILPLLYYLNTYFKNGSLLALVAFFGTLSLIVFLQHRTVWVTTGIVLVIDLLLLMRTVSVRPTFKRLVPMLVLPVLVVALGGLAIVLNDEAVQKKFEQNIADIRNPDKQGTGNFRLNQFEAYIPFLQEYPIAGMRLKGFELPIQFYHSNTGEAVWINGTGHHFHSFYVDRLFYFGLLGLLLAVGPPIYLVIKRLRQPEPMTLEAVTLVAYACGALVYGVSYNWPDYYLGLLGLALAAATVADTAPAPAPAPARSVSQQPQLAHGSIPSVLLHS